In Rosa chinensis cultivar Old Blush chromosome 1, RchiOBHm-V2, whole genome shotgun sequence, a genomic segment contains:
- the LOC112182499 gene encoding alcohol dehydrogenase has product MSNSTAGKVIKCKAAVAWEAGKPLVIEEVEVAPPQKHEVRLKILFTALCHTDVYFWEAKGQNPLFPRIFGHEAGGIVESVGEGVTELQPGDHVLPVFTGECKECAHCKSEESNMCDLLRINTDRGTMLNDGQTRFSKDGKPIYHFVGTSTFSEYTVSHVGSVAKINPAAPLDKVCVLSCGICTGFGATVNVAKPKKGSSVAIFGLGAVGLAAAEGARVSGASRIIGVDLNSNRFEEAKKFGVNEFVNPKDHNKPVQEVIAEMTNGGVDRSVECTGSIQAMISAFECVHDGWGVAVLVGVPNKDDAFKTHPMNFLNERTLKGTFYGNYKPRTDLPCVVEKYMNKEMELDKFITHSVPFSEINKAFEYMLAGQGIRCIIRMEH; this is encoded by the exons ATGTCCAACAGTACTGCTGGCAAGGTGATCAAGTGCAAAG CTGCGGTAGCCTGGGAAGCTGGGAAGCCGCTGGTTATTGAGGAAGTGGAGGTGGCACCACCCCAGAAACATGAAGTACGCTTGAAGATCCTCTTTACGGCTCTATGCCACACTGATGTATACTTCTGGGAAGCAAAG GGACAAAATCCACTGTTCCCTCGGATTTTTGGTCATGAAGCTGGAGG AATCGTGGAAAGCGTAGGTGAGGGTGTAACTGAACTCCAACCGGGAGACCATGTCCTCCCGGTGTTCACCGGAGAATGCAAGGAGTGCGCACATTGTAAGTCAGAGGAAAGCAACATGTGTGATCTCCTAAGGATTAATACCGACAGGGGTACTATGCTCAATGATGGCCAGACCCGGTTTTCCAAGGATGGAAAGCCAATTTATCACTTTGTTGGTACCTCTACATTCAGTGAATACACTGTTTCACATGTTGGTTCCGTTGCGAAGATCAACCCTGCAGCGCCTCTTGACAAAGTTTGTGTTCTTAGTTGCGGAATTTGTACAG GTTTTGGTGCTACTGTAAATGTTGCAAAGCCGAAAAAGGGTTCATCTGTTGCAATTTTCGGATTGGGTGCTGTTGGTCTTGCT GCTGCGGAAGGTGCAAGGGTTTCTGGGGCTTCAAGGATCATTGGGGTTGATCTGAACTCCAACCGATTTGAGGAAG CCAAGAAGTTTGGGGTGAATGAATTTGTGAATCCAAAAGATCATAACAAACCTGTTCAGGAG GTGATAGCTGAGATGACCAATGGTGGAGTTGATAGGAGTGTTGAGTGCACTGGAAGCATCCAGGCTATGATCTCTGCCTTTGAATGTGTTCATGAT GGTTGGGGAGTTGCTGTACTTGTTGGAGTGCCAAACAAAGACGATGCGTTCAAAACCCATCCGATGAACTTCTTGAATGAGAGGACTCTAAAGGGTACTTTCTATGGTAACTACAAGCCCCGCACCGATCTGCCTTGTGTTGTGGAGAAGTACATGAACAAG GAGATGGAATTGGACAAATTTATCACTCACTCTGTTCCTTTCTCTGAGATCAACAAGGCATTTGAGTACATGCTGGCAGGACAGGGAATCCGGTGCATCATCCGCATGGAGCATTAG